Proteins encoded in a region of the Panicum hallii strain FIL2 chromosome 3, PHallii_v3.1, whole genome shotgun sequence genome:
- the LOC112886268 gene encoding protein SULFUR DEFICIENCY-INDUCED 1-like, protein MASSRRRGGGGVGGEKKDLFHVVHKVPAGDSPYVRAKHLQLVEKQPDLAIVWFWKAINSGDRVDSALKDMAVVMKQQDRSEEAIEAIRSFRHLCSKQAQESLDNLLIDLYKKCGKVEEQIELLKQKLKMIYLGEAFNGKATKKARSHGKKFQVSIQQETSRILGNLGWAYMQQNNYEAAELVYRKAQTIEPDANRACNLGLCLIKLGRHGEARQTLEDVLLHRIYGSDDEKVVARAEQLLHELNPFNCVSSPFDVGQSVHEEIMERLDLVMNEWTPFRSRRLPVFEEIAGFRDQIAC, encoded by the exons ATGGCTTCTTCCAGGAggaggggtggtggtggtgttggCGGGGAGAAGAAGGATCTCTTCCATGTCGTCCACAAGGTGCCCGCCGGCGACAGCCCGTACGTCAGAGCCAAGCACCTCCAG CTTGTGGAGAAGCAGCCAGATTTGGCGATTGTGTGGTTCTGGAAGGCCATCAACTCTGGTGACAGGGTGGACAGTGCCCTGAAGGACATGGCTGTGGTGATGAAGCAGCAGGATCGCTCCGAGGAGGCGATCGAGGCCATCAGATCCTTCAGGCACCTCTGCTCCAAGCAGGCTCAAGAGTCTCTTGACAACCTACTCATCGATCTGTATAAG AAGTGCGGGAAAGTCGAGGAACAAATTGAGCTACTGAAACAGAAACTGAAGATGATATACCTTGGTGAGGCCTTCAACGGGAAGGCGACTAAGAAAGCACGATCCCATGGCAAGAAGTTCCAGGTCTCAATCCAACAGGAGACATCTCGTATTCTG GGCAACCTTGGCTGGGCTTACATGCAGCAGAACAACTATGAAGCCGCCGAATTGGTGTACCGCAAGGCACAAACTATTGAGCCTGATGCCAACAGGGCGTGCAACCTTGGGCTATGCCTGATTAAGCTGGGCAGGCATGGGGAGGCAAGACAAACACTCGAGGACGTCCTACTACACAGAATCTATGGGTCGGATGATGAAAAGGTGGTTGCCCGTGCGGAGCAGCTTCTGCACGAGCTCAACCCATTCAATTGTGTTTCCTCGCCATTTGATGTTGGCCAAAGTGTCCATGAAGAGATCATGGAGAGACTAGACCTTGTGATGAACGAGTGGACACCGTTCAGGTCAAGGCGGCTGCCTGTATTTGAGGAGATCGCCGGTTTCAGGGACCAAATAGCTTGTTGA